ACTGCTTCTGCAACATTAGGCGTTACAGTACCAACTTTAGGATTTGGCATTAAACCACGTGGCCCTAAAATTTGACCTAATTGACCAACTACACGCATAGCATCTGGTGATGCAATAACGACATCAAAGTTCATTTCACCTTTTTTGATTTGATCAGCTAGATCATCCATACCGACTAGTTCTGCACCAGCTTCTTTAGCTGCTTCTGCATTTGCGCCTTGAGTAAATACAGCAACGCGAACACTACGGCCTGTACCATGTGGAAGCACAATTGCACCACGAACATTTTGATCCGATTTACGTGAATCAATACCTAAATTAACAGCAACATCAACACTTTCTGTAAATTTAGCAGTTGCTAATTCTTTTAATAAAGCAATAGCTTCATTAATTTCATATTGTTTAGTCGCATTTACTTTTTCGCGGATAAGTTTAGCTTTCTTAGATAATTTAGCCATTGATTAACCCTCCACTTCCAAGCCCATTGAACGAGCCGTTCCTTCAATAGAACGCATCATTGTTTCAATGGTAGCACCATTCATATCTGCAGCTTTTAATTCGGCGATTTCGCGAATCTGAGCACTTGTAATTTTACCTACTTTTTTCTTGTTAGGTTCGCCAGAACCAGACTTGATTTTAGCAGCTTTCTTTAATAAAACCGCAGCAGGAGGAGTTTTAGTTACAAATGTAAATGAACGGTCAGAATATACTGTAATAACAACAGGAATAGGTAAGCCTTTTTCCATGCTTTCTGTTTTTGCATTAAATGCTTTACAGAATTCCATAATGTTAACACCATGTTGACCTAACGCAGGACCAACTGGCGGACTAGGATTCGCTGCACCAGCTGCTACTTGCAACTTGATGTAAGCTTGTACTTTTTTTGCCATTTTTGATTTTCCTTTTCTCGGGTGCAAACGCCTCTATTAATAATAGCTATTAATAAATAGACAGCTCCCCTAAGTTAAATGAGGGCAGAATTATCCTACAACTTTAAATAAAAAGCAAGATTTATTTGAAACAGGATAAATGAAAAGCAGAACTATAAGTTCTGCTTTTTTGCCATCAAATTATAGAACATTAATTGCGTTAAGTTCTTTAAATGCTAGTTCTAAACGCGCAACTAAAGAATCTTGACCTTTACGTAACCATACACGAGGATCATAATATTTTTTATTAGGTGCATCAGGACCTTCAGGATTACCTAATTGTCCTTGTAAATAAGCTTCATTCGCTTTGTAATAATCTAAAACGCCAGCCCAATTAGCCCATTGTGTATCAGTATCAATATTCATTTTGATAACACCATAGCTTACTGCTTCTGCAATTTCTTCTGGTGTAGAACCAGAACCGCCATGGAACACGAAGTTCAATGATTTTTCAGGTAAATTAAATTTTTCTGATACATATTTTTGTGAGTTATCTAGAATTTTTGGCGTCAACTTAACGTTACCTGGTTTATAAACACCATGCACATTACCAAATGATGCAGCAATAGTGAAACGAGAGCTAATCGCACTCAAACGTTCATAAGCATAAGCAATATCTTCTGGTTGTGTATAAAGTGCTGAACTATCCATGTGGCTATTATCAACACCATCTTCTTCACCACCAGTACAACCTAATTCTAATTCCAATGTCATTTTCATTGCCGACATACGAGCAAGATATTGACAACAAATATCAATGTTATCTTTTAATGTTTCTTCTGAAAGATCAATCATATGAGAAGAAAACAACGGTTTACCTGTTTTAGCAAAATGAGTTTCGCCAGCATCAAGTAATCCATCAACCCAAGGCAATAATTTCTTCGCACAATGGTCAGTATGAACAATAACTGGTACGCCATATTTTTCTGCCATAAGATGAACATGTTTAGCGCCAGATACAGCCCCTAACACAGCACACTCTTGACCCTCAAGTTTTAAACCTTTACCTGCAATAAATTGTGCACCGCCATTAGAAAATTGAACAATAACAGGAGAACCTACTTTAGCTGCGGTTTCAATAACTGCATTAATTGTATTTGTATCAACACAGTTTACCGCTGGTAGGGCAAAATTATTTTCACGTGCAATTTGGAACACTTTTTGAACATCATCACCAGTTACTACGCCAGGTTTAACGACATCAGAAATTTTTGTAACCATTTTATTACCTATAAATTTATTAATATAAAAAGTAGTAAGGATGAGTAATTAGCTCATCCTTACTTTTAAACTATAATATTATGCTTTTGCTCTTTCTTCTAACATTGCAACAGCTGGAAGTTTTTTACCTTCAACAAATTCTAGGAAAGCACCACCGCCAGTTGAAATATAAGAGATTTTATCTTCAATACCAAATAAATCAATTGCAGCTAATGTATCACCACCACCGGCAATTGAAAAACCTTGGCTATCAGCAATTGCTTTAGCAACAATTTCAGTACCACGACGGAAATTAGGGAATTCAAATACACCTACAGGACCATTCCACAGTATAGTTTTTGCATTCTTGATAATATTTGCTAATACTTCTGCTGATTTATCACCTAAATCAAGAATTTGCTCATTTTCTTTAACATCTTTTACTGATTTTTCAGTTGCTGTAGCTGTTTCACTAAATTCAGTGGCAACGCGAACATCAGTAGGTACAGGAATTTCACAGTTAGCCATTAATTTTTTAGCTTCAGGAATTAAATCGGCTTCGTAAAGTGATTTACCAACATTATAACCTTCCGCTGCGATGAAAGTATTAGCAATACCACCACCAACAATAATTTGATCAGCAATTTTAGAAAGTGAATCAAGAACAGTTAATTTAGTTGATACTTTAGAACCAGCGACAATAGCAACCATTGGTCTTGCTGGATTATCAAGCGCTTTACCTAATGCATCTAATTCAGCCGCTAATAATGGACCTGCACAAGCAACTGGAGCAAATTTGCCTGCACCATGAGTTGACGCTTGCGCACGGTGAGCTGTACCAAACGCATCCATTACATAGATGTCACAAAGCGCAGCATATTTTTTAGATAAAGTTTCATCATCTTTACCTTCACCGACATTGAAACGAACGTTTTCAAGAACAACTAATTCACCTTCTTTAACATCCACACCATCAAGGTAATCTTTTACTAAACGAACAGGAAAAGATACATGTTCTTTTAAGTAATCAACAACTGGTTGTAATGAAAATTCAGGGTTATACTCTCCTTCCGTTGGACGACCAATATGAGAAGTAACCATTACTTTAGCACCTTTCTTGATCGCTTCTTCAATAGTCGGTAATGATGCTTTAATTCGCGCATCAGAGGTTACTTTACCATTTTTAACTGGCACATTAAGATCTGAACGAATAAACAACCGTTTTCCTTTTAGATCAAGATCTTGCATTCTAATAATAGACATGTGACTTCCTCTTATAAATATCAATATAATAAAATTGTGACTATTCTAACATAAAATTTTCTTTTAGGTTACAACCATTATTGTTCACATACTGAACATTTGATAGAAATAAAAAATTTTGTTATCCAGGTAAAAATTTTTATACAACAGCATTGACAATAGACAGAAAATCAGGCATATTTTGCCGCCTTATTAATATGTAATTTTTATCTAAACTTGGGAGTTGACTTTGGCTAATATCAAATCAGCTAAGAAACGTGCGGTTCAATCCGAAAAACGCCGTAAACATAATGCTAGTAACCGTTCAATGATGCGTACTTATATTAAAAAAGTTTACGCAGCTGTTGCAGCTGGTGATAAACAAACAGCTGAAGTAGCATTCAAAGACATGCAGG
The sequence above is drawn from the Gilliamella apicola genome and encodes:
- the rplA gene encoding 50S ribosomal protein L1, which translates into the protein MAKLSKKAKLIREKVNATKQYEINEAIALLKELATAKFTESVDVAVNLGIDSRKSDQNVRGAIVLPHGTGRSVRVAVFTQGANAEAAKEAGAELVGMDDLADQIKKGEMNFDVVIASPDAMRVVGQLGQILGPRGLMPNPKVGTVTPNVAEAVKNAKAGQIRYRNDKNGIIHTTIGKADFDAAKLKENLEALLVALKRAKPASSKGVFVKKVSLSTTMGAGVAIDQATLNATV
- the rplK gene encoding 50S ribosomal protein L11, with translation MAKKVQAYIKLQVAAGAANPSPPVGPALGQHGVNIMEFCKAFNAKTESMEKGLPIPVVITVYSDRSFTFVTKTPPAAVLLKKAAKIKSGSGEPNKKKVGKITSAQIREIAELKAADMNGATIETMMRSIEGTARSMGLEVEG
- the fbaA gene encoding class II fructose-bisphosphate aldolase — its product is MVTKISDVVKPGVVTGDDVQKVFQIARENNFALPAVNCVDTNTINAVIETAAKVGSPVIVQFSNGGAQFIAGKGLKLEGQECAVLGAVSGAKHVHLMAEKYGVPVIVHTDHCAKKLLPWVDGLLDAGETHFAKTGKPLFSSHMIDLSEETLKDNIDICCQYLARMSAMKMTLELELGCTGGEEDGVDNSHMDSSALYTQPEDIAYAYERLSAISSRFTIAASFGNVHGVYKPGNVKLTPKILDNSQKYVSEKFNLPEKSLNFVFHGGSGSTPEEIAEAVSYGVIKMNIDTDTQWANWAGVLDYYKANEAYLQGQLGNPEGPDAPNKKYYDPRVWLRKGQDSLVARLELAFKELNAINVL
- the pgk gene encoding phosphoglycerate kinase, which encodes MSIIRMQDLDLKGKRLFIRSDLNVPVKNGKVTSDARIKASLPTIEEAIKKGAKVMVTSHIGRPTEGEYNPEFSLQPVVDYLKEHVSFPVRLVKDYLDGVDVKEGELVVLENVRFNVGEGKDDETLSKKYAALCDIYVMDAFGTAHRAQASTHGAGKFAPVACAGPLLAAELDALGKALDNPARPMVAIVAGSKVSTKLTVLDSLSKIADQIIVGGGIANTFIAAEGYNVGKSLYEADLIPEAKKLMANCEIPVPTDVRVATEFSETATATEKSVKDVKENEQILDLGDKSAEVLANIIKNAKTILWNGPVGVFEFPNFRRGTEIVAKAIADSQGFSIAGGGDTLAAIDLFGIEDKISYISTGGGAFLEFVEGKKLPAVAMLEERAKA
- the rpsT gene encoding 30S ribosomal protein S20, with product MANIKSAKKRAVQSEKRRKHNASNRSMMRTYIKKVYAAVAAGDKQTAEVAFKDMQAVVDRQAARGLIHKNKAARHKANLIKQIKALA